A region of Panicum virgatum strain AP13 chromosome 8N, P.virgatum_v5, whole genome shotgun sequence DNA encodes the following proteins:
- the LOC120684754 gene encoding F-box/LRR-repeat protein At4g14103-like: MPPRRKAGKGRRAAPLGGGRVSIDVLPDEVLHHVLSFLPAQEAVRTCVLALRWRHLWRYATGLRISCNAENEAVSAKKLRNFVDHLFLLRGGSPLDTCQFTLLHINDDNDDMCKIHLWIRHVLLCRVRVLSLDIRFNMDCWRTRFYMDDLPLVSQHLKRLELSALHLNQSFVDFSSCPALEVIQIKECDILDLDRISSRSLKSLSITGYCGFNEDHRIHVYAPNLVSLWLEVFYGRVPFLDRMPSLVEAVVRIDGMDGDFCHHADSGDCEDKDCPGCYGVDGDTGCVLLQSLSEAQSLVLISDTKMVCYA; the protein is encoded by the coding sequence ATGCCTCCGAGGAGGAAGGCCGGAAAGGGCAGGAGGGCGGCGCCTCTGGGGGGCGGCCGCGTCAGCATCGACGTGCTCCCAGACGAAGTCCTTCACCACGTGTTGTCTTTCCTGCCAGCGCAGGAGGCCGTGCGAACGTGCGTGTTGGCCCTGCGTTGGCGCCACCTCTGGAGGTATGCCACGGGCCTCCGTATCTCGTGCAACGCTGAGAATGAGGCGGTATCAGCGAAGAAGCTCCGGAATTTTGTGGACCATCTGTTCCTCCTCCGTGGAGGCTCGCCTCTCGACACGTGCCAGTTTACCTTGCTTCATATAAACGATGACAATGATGACATGTGCAAAATACACCTCTGGATCCGGCATGTTCTGTTGTGTAGAGTTCGGGTGCTCAGCCTCGATATCAGATTTAATATGGACTGTTGGAGAACACGGTTTTATATGGATGACCTGCCTCTCGTCTCCCAACACCTGAAGAGGTTAGAGCTTTCTGCTCTACATCTCAATCAGAGCTTCGTTGACTTCTCTAGCTGCCCGGCGTTGGAAGTCATTCAGATAAAAGAATGTGACATACTTGACCTCGATAGGATATCGTCGCGATCCCTGAAGTCTCTAAGTATCACTGGCTACTGTGGTTTCAATGAGGATCATCGCATTCATGTTTATGCCCCAAATCTTGTTTCATTGTGGCTTGAGGTCTTTTATGGCAGGGTTCCTTTTCTTGACAGAATGCCATCCCTAGTGGAGGCAGTTGTCAGAATTGATGGTATGGATGGTGACTTCTGTCATCATGCTGACTCTGGGGACTGTGAGGATAAGGACTGTCCTGGTTGTTATGGGGTAGATGGTGATACTGGCTGCGTGCTTCTCCAGAGTTTATCAGAGGCTCAGAGTTTGGTGCTAATCTCTGACACTAAAATGGTATGCTATGCTTGA